The following coding sequences are from one Oncorhynchus kisutch isolate 150728-3 unplaced genomic scaffold, Okis_V2 scaffold1214, whole genome shotgun sequence window:
- the LOC116365264 gene encoding ladderlectin-like: protein MTRLQETITMAMLTLLLLLSAAFTLGDRMTARIANDLVTFAADQRNPCPRGWFQFNSRCFMFVKTARTWPNAERHCQLLGQKLKPVYNTVKYLGANLASVHSYEESQFLQAVVLITTGSFPLTWIGGFDAVQAKVEKDRLWFWSDGSKFDHESWAEGEPNNNNGAREPCIHFNFGAENGWNDVSCGKSYPSVCSIRTCLILQTVN, encoded by the exons ATGACCAGACTACAG GAGACTATCACCATGGCGATGTTGACCCTTCTACTGCTTCTCAGCGCTGCCTTTACACTGGGCGACAGAATGACTGCGCGCATAGCAA ATGATTTGGTGACATTTGCAGCAGACCAAAGAAACCCATGCCCCAGAGGCTGGTTCCAATTTAATTCACGCTGCTTCATGTTTGTCAAAACTGCAAGGACATGGCCCAATGCAGAG CGCCACTGTCAGTTACTTGGACAAAAACTGAAGCCTGTGTACAACACTGTAAAGTACCTTGGCGCAAACCTGGCATCTGTGCACAGCTATGAAGAGTCCCAATTTCTACAGGCGGTGGTGTTGATCACGACTGGCAGTTTCCCTCTTACCTGGATTGGCGGATTTGATGCTGTTCAAGCAAAGGTGGAAAAG GACAGGCTATGGTTCTGGAGTGACGGCTCCAAATTTGATCACGAGAGCTGGGCTGAAGGGGAGCCGAATAACAACAATGGTGCCAGAGAGCCATGTATTCATTTCAACTTTGGAG CTGAAAACGGCTGGAACGATGTCTCATGTGGAAAGAGCTATCCCTCCGTGTGCTCCATAAGAACCTGTTTAATCCTTCAAACTGTCAATTGA